The Trichoderma atroviride chromosome 5, complete sequence genome contains a region encoding:
- a CDS encoding uncharacterized protein (EggNog:ENOG41), producing the protein MQADQILEDDEAIRQLLKKAGLKADDESIKLECINNEKDEALRKYYSLNTEEDGNKHTIISLGHPIGLAIKYRKSQLKKYTISLHKGHTPAMQKEIQRGVMQHGITRLISDALKLGVVSTAGLISKIKGTIVSGSSLETTTTKSINALTATNAHNVTLSADQT; encoded by the exons ATGCAGGCTGATCAAATTTtagaggatgatgaagccaTTCGGCAGCTGTTAAAGAAGGCAGGCTTGAAAGCCGACGACGAGTCTATCAAGCTTGAGTGTATTAATAACGAAAAGGATGAAG CCCTGCGAAAATACTACTCGTTAAAcaccgaagaagatggtaATAAGCACACAATTATCAGCTTAGGCCATCCCATTGGCTTGGCAATAAAATATCGGAAGTCGCAGCTTAAAAAGTATACCATTAGCCTGCACAAGGGACACACTCCAGCAATGCAGA AAGAAATACAGCGTGGCGTCATGCAACACGGGATAACGAGGTTGATTAGCGACGCTCTTAAACTTGGCGTGGTCTCGACAGCTGGGCTTATAAGCAAGATTAAAGGAACTATTGTCAGCGGTTCAAGCCTTGAGACAACGACAACGAAATCCATCAATGCACTTACTGCTACGAATGCCCACAACGTTACTTTATCGGCTGATCAAACTTGA
- a CDS encoding uncharacterized protein (EggNog:ENOG41), with protein sequence MASYHRVLRTFDRSIDDKIIECDYDIHPWDILIDKERWPGKVRLIGYIDVFFLICYSGESRFEHGIIIYKDDEAIRQLLKKAGLKADDESIKLECINNEKDEALRKYYSLNTEEDGNKHTIISLGHPIGLAIKYRKSQLKKYTISLHKGHTPAMQKEIQRGVMQHGITRLISDALKLGVVSTAGLISKIKGTIVSGSSLETTTTKSINALTATNAHNVTLSADQT encoded by the exons ATGGCATCCTATCATCGTGTTCTGCGGACCTTTGATCGAAGTATAGACGACAAGATCATTGAATGCGATTA CGACATCCACCCATGGGATATTCTCATTGACAAGGAGCGGTGGCCTGGCAAGGTACGGCTCATCGGCTACATTGATGTGTTCTTCTTGATATGCTATTCGGGAGAATCGCGGTTTGAACATGGCATCATCATTTATA aggatgatgaagccaTTCGGCAGCTGTTAAAGAAGGCAGGCTTGAAAGCCGACGACGAGTCTATCAAGCTTGAGTGTATTAATAACGAAAAGGATGAAG CCCTGCGAAAATACTACTCGTTAAAcaccgaagaagatggtaATAAGCACACAATTATCAGCTTAGGCCATCCCATTGGCTTGGCAATAAAATATCGGAAGTCGCAGCTTAAAAAGTATACCATTAGCCTGCACAAGGGACACACTCCAGCAATGCAGA AAGAAATACAGCGTGGCGTCATGCAACACGGGATAACGAGGTTGATTAGCGACGCTCTTAAACTTGGCGTGGTCTCGACAGCTGGGCTTATAAGCAAGATTAAAGGAACTATTGTCAGCGGTTCAAGCCTTGAGACAACGACAACGAAATCCATCAATGCACTTACTGCTACGAATGCCCACAACGTTACTTTATCGGCTGATCAAACTTGA
- a CDS encoding uncharacterized protein (EggNog:ENOG41), with translation MSFQASSRDIFLEDGHILFANVCDREGNWVESRIDLNRFIGNEDGWFMWDGVNFSDSANDIRLEGTLLTAELPMRDGGYRERQGIELSERIANENGELVFV, from the exons ATGTCTTTCCAAGCTTCATCACGAGATATCTTTCTGGAGGATGGCCACATTCTCTTCGCCAACGTCTGTGACAGAGAAGGAAACTGGGTTGAGTCCAGAATTGATCTGAACAGATTCATcggcaatgaagatggctggTTCATGTGGGACGGTGTCA ACTTTTCTGATTCAGCCAACGATATCCGTCTGGAAGGCACTCTCTTAACCGCAGAGCTACCCATGCGTGACGGAGGATACCGGGAACGACAGGGCATTGAGCTGAGCGAGCGTATTGCCAACGAGAACGGTGAATTGGTT TTTGTTTAG
- a CDS encoding uncharacterized protein (EggNog:ENOG41~TransMembrane:5 (o36-59i118-138o158-176i188-214o533-557i)) produces MAKPKYSTYSSNLQKAEVAVTEKQDEKPRTGAYTSIILAAAIPSLLVLSVTGVLIGLTLKHRVIINTGLPEFQAAPSSSNTAPSSNFDSLVQTGGSNAYYIDFNPSSLTTIASVTGKFIPYLSSAVTGIAAFFAANTIHKITQNEQDAKLLTPKQMSIMLGLLLSGWQGTWDSICYRVKKGNRFNGPLLAVFITLTVTTLLGFIIPVIDTWFGIVVVPKEQTQLQVISPPTHSFSRGLNNSSDCIKLADEGTPCNIGVMALESILESSSEGFKIANNVSTTNVVNQFAASPSQMILYLADAAAISSGLDYKASTFAASAQCQSITYKCVQNTNIEAGNSDYNCTSALQGDFNEPDNNPDDAEIFYNPSGARLFTNASLTETTRFSFQNPVYFAAWATRVQIDSRTLGSDSGIVASSNIPNVFNWILNCSATFYEATYAWVNGSVISLNTTLVNDTMGGILSAPLSDQHANDLMQVATNLASVSNSSAEISTITANYVAHLALSLSIGAIDSRANLLEQSRSTLLLTRVPTVPFYLLIAFKLVYVLGVVLFAIAAIILTHPSESAGIRVKLTIDGLMTTIYRDGKIKSSPVASSEDQAEPQEPEQAEEVAGEGDVKVSIIRDNDDWSYAAVIRDKNETVVKIV; encoded by the exons ATGGCTAAACCCAAATACTCTACGTATTCTTCCAACTTACAAAAGGCCGAAGTGGCAGTCACTGAGAAACAAGATGAAAAGCCTCGAACCGGCGCTTACACGTCCATCATTCTTGCAGCAGCGATACCTAGCCTGCTCGTATTATCTGTGACTGGAGTTCTTATCGGCTTGACTCTAAAACACCGCGTAATTATCAACACCGGCTTACCTGAATTCCAAGCTGCTCCCTCTAGCAGCAATACCGCGCCGTCGAGCAACTTTGATAGTCTAGTGCAGACGGGAGGCTCAAACGCATACTATATCGACTTCAATCCGTCGTCTCTCACTACCATTGCTTCTGTGACTGGAAAGTTCATTCCATATCTTTCGAGCGCTGTTACTGGAATTGCCGCATTTTTCGCGGCGAATACCATACACAAGATAACACAAAACGAACAAGATGCTAAACTCCTGACACCAAAGCAAATGTCCATTATGCTAGGGCTGCTTCTCAGCGGTTGGCAGGGCACGTGGGATTCTATATGCTATAGAGTGAAGAAGGGTAACAGATTTAACGGTCCTCTTTTGGCTGTTTTCATTACTCTTACTGTCACAACACTCTTGGG TTTTATAATTCCCGTCATAGATACGTGGTTTGGCATTGTTGTCGTCCCAAAGGAACAAACGCAATTACAAGTCATCAGCCCTCCCACCCACTCATTTAGTCGAGGACTAAATAACTCAAGCGACTGCATAAAACTCGCCGATGAGGGTACACCATGCAACATTGGAGTTATGGCGCTGGAAAGCATCCTTGAATCCAGCAGCGAGGGCTTCAAAATCGCAAACAACGTCTCCACCACCAACGTTGTGAACCAATTCGCAGCAAGCCCATCGCAGATGATCTTGTATCtcgcagatgcagcagcaatatcaTCAGGTCTCGATTATAAAGCCAGCACTTTCGCAGCATCCGCTCAGTGCCAGTCGATAACATACAAGTGCGTACAAAACACCAACATTGAAGCTGGAAACTCGGATTACAACTGCACGAGCGCACTTCAGGGTGATTTCAACGAACCTGACAACAATCCGGACGATGCAGAAATATTTTATAACCCGTCAGGCGCAAGATTATTCACCAACGCAAGCTTGACCGAGACCACCCGCTTCAGTTTCCAGAACCCGGTGTACTTTGCTGCTTGGGCTACAAGAGTACAGATTGATTCCAGAACTTTGGGCAGCGACAGCGGGATTGTTGCCAGTTCTAATATTCCTAACGTATTCAATTGGATTCTTAACTGCTCCGCGACGTTTTACGAGGCTACATATGCTTGGGTCAACGGCTCTGTAATCAGCCTCAACACTACGCTTGTGAATGATACCATGGGCGGTATTCTCTCCGCCCCTTTGTCTGATCAACATGCAAATGATCTGATGCAAGTTGCAACGAACTTGGCAAGTGTCAGCAACAGCTCTGCCGAGATTTCAACCATAACCGCAAACTATGTCGCCCACCTCGCATTATCGCTTTCAATCGGCGCCATAGATAGCCGAGCAAATCTGCTTGAGCAGTCTCGCTCAACCTTGCTACTCACACGGGTCCCGACTGTTCCCTTTTATCTTTTGATCGCTTTTAAACTCGTTTACGTCCTGGGCGTTGTGCTATTTGCAATCGCTGCCATCATTTTGACGCATCCCAGCGAGTCAGCGGGTATTAGAGTAAAGCTCACAATTGACGGATTAATGACGACGATTTATAGAGATggtaaaattaaaagctcGCCTGTAGCGAGTTCAGAGGACCAAGCGGAGCCACAAGAGCCAGAACAAGCAGAAGAGgtagctggagaaggagatgtAAAGGTTTCCATTATAAGGGATAATGATGATTGGTCCTATGCTGCAGTGATACGAGATAAAAACGAAACAGTGGTAAAAATTGTATAG
- a CDS encoding uncharacterized protein (EggNog:ENOG41), with translation MDDELETLAQAGEPEETSKRARLAKMMKSMGRNHEPADGQLDKSGELEDTSKRAKIAMKMIKTMGLNQEMIRSIVTSWLVPQFRPEIIAEYDQRLAKIHDLGFLGVSNSSVDVSRPFRMFDITDGMLVDDIDPSAPYCMVSHRWKDPEINLDLLRRVKKKMSRDYPTWYNTDRTDVEMILKYCKEKIMKQRKKVNGCAVKNRVDEKLAQNDCYVLSLLRMYHHSKQIRKEVKDAHAHLETVIHDKKVTDMEDRVFKDLSSNTKSSIDGDGTRASLANPEEQQPAVEDTDDDTDAIKAAYERIFDAEWERDKHSDDAEFDTLNRDLRDMVEKMVRCLRLWRSAIKIEQSILKAEKIFKRGLVPGYKQQQKFYVWLDTCCIDKSNHNEYSESMSLMGDWYAQSAFTLVHLDTGFDRVPDKSDAEIYWDEYLQTDGDYHKLETIANRRIDPVQKYEDIAKEPEIEWSTRGWTLQELVMSRMTYYVNADWQLLPRPVENLGRAYHLIPHIGLYTGLLDIKPTSNAWKPEVLMTALLNCGAVQYTEAIKTVYPRIEQDSDEEEVEEGFSLSNALLASIAMPWNIMDTVFHVAKPEPAHDEKDEKTKVKLSGEAVLREISVLWDQNLATQFPHIEEDGKKRGKQKAYKINEHIRLEDSSTTEDRVSHALSIIKALELVGLSLPKDISPESAKTEIAQAVFFATMALVECYEQTKYPMVIQEVSSQENLGKKQSDNEQKAILKQKREIEKRVKLEIRKRLFQELLDSFPEAKEQYSIETIEGLEEKEEAIARTFAHILHVLVDEVNTLILNDRQYIAEFGNITLLDSWVDGTRRHGFTTQEVMTLACKRRTTKSFDRAYSLMGILGVRFPTFPAEGYEKALCRLFDETVTTHNDVSVFNWAGYNKGSSIRGRSMYPSTQEAYQAKDSRLYSRNSMAETEKDKMLHTTSYYHAIVSLLRDLIEFLKKNVPPKQVVEWIGYISAIIYSFDLEKLKAAPASAERVEKLSGRSNISNGTDALPYEIEVLSKFIGLIINGPSQTRPGPKRLLSSRAIRNPRFEVDINPDVQIVVDPPAQTPDIKHEQNGRDSNPNNGQNTPDAENISPPELVDVPTPTEDEGNETPPVGRKSRFVEQLSEAGSIPVPLLTGQNETSQTESNAPLSENEEISIYLQKWATNSLQRIRKDSSFFETPLPAKVHGIRHKIEKEHRENSIYKTASFGSPNMVSPHPIIVTNAGIESIFDIQRVIITMADLQGLRQQVEHATSPDQIISGYCSISTGFAQVIVQFSCKSELLRKQLEVIDGIDFRVMKEQNKKEDKKREHKMTSKVLFEKKKKDKKGRDEKKKKKDKREDAEPDPSVNFNEVADEGEATNDASGEPQTRDLDEEKTINRMIKFIQEDDLRLVAGEWVLARCSGVANSDWFLCHLELGSTHPFYGYRIPTSEIDFNNCFPEDGLVAEWNRYMNRKKEEMCKILATFLKSKEHKLKRRRLVGRIIRDLAPLDEKAEEERPETPRGSFEMNGPNGFEMNGANGLERSEAHEEQANPIQHEYDYMDDFSEHRNDDMRNDAGREPQPFSEIYSQDSVSSVQHDDAWSALPDPNSQYSATSVQEQDRWGNQELRPEDSVSNYGDRDTRPSQEPPTPSFDDMTVVGKNEVVEEEAADADEKSKIWDYLPLIEKVAEKTAKHYDKHLSATVLKDTPTVLRQAIENLNDNRDFLPAMFHSAKKIHMF, from the coding sequence ATGGACGACGAATTGGAAACCCTGGCTCAGGCCGGGGAGCCAGAGGAAACATCAAAAAGAGCCAGGCTTGCTAAAATGATGAAAAGCATGGGGCGTAATCATGAGCCCGCGGACGGTCAACTAGACAAGTCTGGAGAGTTAGAAGACACATCAAAAAGAGCCAAGATTGCCATGAAGATGATCAAGACCATGGGGCTTAATCAGGAGATGATTAGGAGTATCGTTACATCATGGCTCGTTCCTCAGTTCAGACCTGAGATCATTGCGGAGTATGACCAACGCCTCGCCAAAATTCACGATCTAGGGTTTTTGGGAGTATCGAATAGCTCTGTTGATGTATCGAGGCCATTCAGAATGTTCGATATCACCGATGGAATGCTTGTTGACGACATCGACCCCTCTGCGCCATATTGTATGGTGTCCCATCGCTGGAAGGATCCGGAGATCAACCTTGATCTGCTTCGAAGagtcaaaaagaaaatgtcaAGGGATTATCCGACTTGGTACAATACAGACCGAACTGACGTCGAAATGATCCTCAAGTATTGTAAAGAGAAAATTAtgaagcaaaggaaaaaggtCAATGGCTGTGCCGTGAAGAACAGGGTTGATGAGAAGTTGGCCCAAAACGACTGCTAcgtcttgtctcttcttcggATGTATCACCACAGCAAACAGATTCGTAAAGAGGTCAAAGATGCTCACGCGCACTTGGAGACTGTGATACATGATAAAAAAGTTACAGATATGGAGGACAGAGTTTTCAAAGATCTCAGCAGTAACACAAAGTCTAGCATTGACGGCGATGGAACCAGAGCTTCACTGGCCAATCCCGAAGAGCAACAACCTGCAGTTGAGGATACTGACGACGACACCGATGCTATTAAAGCGGCTTATGAGAGGATATTCGATGCCGAGTGGGAACGCGACAAACATTCAGATGATGCTGAATTCGATACCCTCAACCGTGATCTGCGTGACatggtggagaagatggttCGCTGCTTACGTCTATGGAGATCTGCCATCAAAATCGAACAATCAATCCTAAAGGCTGAGAAAATATTCAAGCGAGGCCTGGTCCCGGGATATAAACAACAGCAGAAATTCTACGTGTGGCTTGATACCTGCTGCATCGACAAGAGCAATCACAACGAGTATTCCGAATCCATGTCGCTAATGGGAGACTGGTATGCCCAATCTGCTTTTACTCTAGTACACCTGGACACTGGATTTGACAGAGTTCCTGACAAATCTGATGCTGAGATCTACTGGGACGAGTACTTGCAGACAGATGGTGACTATCACAAACTTGAGACTATCGCCAATCGAAGAATAGATCCAGTTCAGAAATACGAAGATATCGCCAAGGAGCCAGAGATTGAATGGTCGACCCGGGGATGGACACTACAGGAGCTCGTTATGAGTAGGATGACTTACTACGTGAATGCTGATTGGCAATTATTACCGCGACCTGTTGAAAATCTGGGGCGAGCATACCATCTTATTCCGCACATAGGGCTATATACCGGCCTTCTCGACATCAAGCCCACTTCCAATGCGTGGAAACCAGAAGTTCTCATGACGGCTCTGCTGAATTGCGGAGCTGTCCAGTACACAGAGGCGATCAAGACAGTTTATCCTCGAATCGAGCAGGAttctgatgaagaagaggttgaagaGGGTTTCTCTCTGAGTAATGCCTTGTTGGCGTCGATTGCTATGCCTTGGAACATAATGGACACCGTCTTTCATGTCGcgaagccagagccagcccatgatgagaaagatgagaagacTAAAGTTAAATTGTCTGGAGAAGCCGTGCTCCGCGAAATCTCTGTCTTGTGGGATCAGAATCTGGCCACTCAATTCCCTCATatcgaagaagatggcaagaagaggggaaaacaGAAGGCTTATAAGATAAATGAGCATATTCGTCTCGAAGACAGCTCAACTACGGAAGACAGGGTATCGCATGCGCTTTCTATCATCAAAGCTCTTGAGCTGGTGGGGCTTTCACTTCCCAAAGACATATCTCCTGAATCAGCTAAAACCGAGATTGCCCAggctgttttctttgctACCATGGCATTAGTTGAGTGCTATGAGCAAACCAAATATCCAATGGTTATTCAAGAAGTGTCATCACAAGAGAATTTGGGCAAGAAACAAAGCGACAATGAACAAAAGGCCATtttgaagcaaaaaagagaaatcGAAAAGAGGGTGAAGCTCGAAATAAGGAAGAGGCTTTTTCAAGAGCTTTTGGATTCTTTCCCTGAGGCAAAAGAGCAGTATTCCATTGAGACTATCGAAGGCCtcgaagaaaaggaagaagcaattGCCAGGACCTTTGCACACATCTTGCATGTCCTAGTCGACGAGGTCAACACTTTAATCCTGAATGACCGACAATATATCGCCGAGTTTGGAAACATCACTCTTTTGGATTCGTGGGTAGATGGAACGCGCAGACATGGATTTACCACTCAAGAAGTCATGACGCTGGCATGCAAGCGAAGGACAACAAAGTCGTTTGATCGCGCATACTCGCTGATGGGTATTTTAGGCGTTCGTTTTCCGACATTTCCTGCTGAAGGGTACGAGAAGGCACTTTGTCGGCTTTTTGACGAAACAGTCACTACTCATAACGACGTATCTGTTTTCAACTGGGCTGGTTACAATAAAGGAAGCTCAATCCGCGGGCGTTCGATGTACCCGTCGACACAAGAGGCATATCAAGCCAAAGACAGCCGTCTTTATAGCCGAAACTCTATGGCCGAAACTGAGAAAGACAAGATGCTTCATACTACGAGCTATTACCACGCTATTGTCTCTCTTTTACGCGACTTGATTGAGTTTCTCAAGAAAAATGTACCACCGAAGCAGGTGGTCGAATGGATTGGCTACATCTCCGCCATCATCTATTCTTTTGATCTAGAGAAGCTGAAAGCTGCCCCAGCTTCGGCTGAGAGAGTGGAGAAATTGAGCGGCCGTAGCAACATCTCTAATGGAACTGACGCATTGCCGTATGAGATTGAGGTCCTTAGCAAATTTATCGGCTTAATTATCAACGGACCAAGCCAAACAAGACCCGGCCCAAAAAGGCTATTATCGAGTAGGGCGATCCGGAATCCGAGGTTTGAAGTTGATATCAATCCAGATGTTCAGATTGTGGTGGATCCGCCTGCTCAGACGCCTGACATAAAGCACGAGCAAAATGGGCGCGATTCCAATCCAAATAACGGTCAAAACACGCCTGATGCGGAAAATATATCTCCGCCAGAACTAGTAGATGTTCCAACACCAACAGAAGACGAAGGAAATGAGACTCCTCCTGTGGGTAGAAAGAGCAGATTTGTCGAGCAGCTTTCAGAAGCAGGTTCAATTCCGGTGCCACTCCTGACGGGCCAAAACGAGACTTCACAAACCGAAAGCAACGCTCCTTTAAGCGAAAATGAAGAGATATCGATATACCTTCAGAAATGGGCCACAAACTCCCTCCAGCGAATCAGAAAAGATTCAAGCTTCTTTGAGACTCCACTACCAGCCAAAGTGCACGGGATACGGCATAAAATCGAGAAGGAGCATAGAGAAAACAGTATTTACAAGACAGCCAGTTTTGGGTCTCCCAATATGGTCTCCCCGCATCCCATCATTGTTACCAATGCAGGCATTGAGAGTATATTTGACATTCAGCGTGTCATCATCACAATGGCTGACCTGCAAGGGCTGCGGCAACAAGTCGAGCATGCAACAAGCCCAGATCAGATCATTTCTGGCTATTGCTCTATTAGCACTGGATTCGCCCAAGTCATTGTTCAGTTCTCCTGCAAAAGCGAATTGTTGaggaagcagctggaagTCATTGACGGGATCGACTTTCGCGTCATGAAGGAGCAGAACAAAAAGGAGGATAAAAAGCGAGAACACAAGATGACAAGCAAAGTCTTgttcgagaagaagaagaaggataagAAGGGTCGcgacgaaaagaagaagaagaaggacaagcgAGAAGATGCCGAACCTGACCCCTCAGTGAACTTCAATGAAGTCGCTGACGAAGGCGAAGCAACGAATGATGCCTCGGGAGAACCCCAAACTCGCGACCTGGACGAAGAGAAGACCATTAACCGCATGATCAAGTTTATCCAGGAAGATGATCTGCGCCTCGTTGCCGGTGAATGGGTCCTTGCGAGATGCTCGGGCGTGGCCAATTCCGACTGGTTCCTCTGTCATCTCGAACTAGGCTCTACACATCCATTCTACGGTTACCGCATACCGACGAGCGAGATTGATTTCAACAACTGCTTCCCCGAGGATGGGCTGGTGGCTGAGTGGAACAGATACATGAAccgcaagaaggaggaaatgTGCAAAATATTGGCGACATTCCTGAAGTCCAAGGAGCATAAGCTCAAGCGGAGAAGGCTTGTGGGTCGCATTATCCGTGATCTTGCACCGCTCGATGagaaagctgaagaggaacgTCCAGAAACTCCACGAGGTAGTTTTGAGATGAATGGACCTAATGGTTTCGAGATGAATGGAGCCAATGGCTTAGAGAGAAGTGAGGCCCACGAGGAACAAGCCAATCCCATTCAACATGAATATGACTACATGGACGACTTTTCTGAACATAGAAACGACGACATGAGAAACGATGCTGGCAGGGAGCCGCAGCCATTCTCAGAGATATACTCTCAAGATTCTGTATCAAGCGTGCAACACGACGACGCATGGTCAGCTCTACCAGACCCCAACTCCCAGTACTCCGCCACCAGCGTCCAAGAACAAGATAGATGGGGTAACCAGGAACTTCGCCCCGAAGACTCTGTATCCAATTACGGAGATCGAGACACGAGACCAAGCCAAGAGCCACCAACCCCATCTTTCGACGACATGACAGTCGTGGGGAAGAATGAAgtggtggaagaagaagcagcagatgcagatgaaaAGTCCAAAATCTGGGATTATCTGCCTCTGATTGAAAAGGTGGCTGAAAAGACGGCGAAGCATTATGACAAGCACTTGAGCGCCACTGTGTTGAAGGATACGCCTACGGTTCTGAGGCAGGCGATTGAGAATTTGAATGACAATAGGGATTTTTTGCCGGCCATGTTTCACTCGGCGAAGAAGATTCACATGTTTTAG